The Gemmatimonadaceae bacterium DNA window CGCGGCGTCGGCGCCGCTCCCGCCGACGGTCGACGAGTTTCTGTTCGCCGGTTTCCTGCGCCGCGAGCCGGTCTCGCTCGCCAGGGCGGTGACGTGCGACCTCGAGGTGCCGGCCGAAGCGGAGATCGTGATCGAAGGGTACATCGATCCGCGCGAGCCGTTAGTCACCGAGGGGCCGTTCGGCGACCACACGGGATTCTATTCGTTAGCCGATCTCTATCCGTGCGTGCACGTCACGGCGGTGACGATGCGAGAGAATCCGGTGTACGCGACCACCATCGTCGGCCGGCCGCCGATGGAAGACTTCTATCTCGGCCATGCCACCGAGCGCATTTTTCTGCCGCTGCTCAAGTTGACGATCCCCGAGATCGTCGACTATCACATGCCGGCGGAGGGGATCTTTCACAACCTCGTCTTCGTGTCGATCGACAAGCAGTATCCCGGACACGCGTACAAGGTGATGAACGCGATGTGGGGGCAGGGGTTGATGGCGCTGGCGAAGCTGTTGGTGGTCGTGGACAAGGACGTGAACGTGCGCGATCCGCAGGAGGCGTGGTGGGTGGCGCTCAACAATCTGGACCCGGAGCGCGACGCGCGATTCACGATGGGGCCGATCGACGTGCTCGACCATTCGAGCCGCGCCTTCACGTATGGATCGAAGATGGGCCTGGACGCGACGCGCAAATGGCCGGAGGAAGGGTTCGATCGGCCGTGGCCCGGCAGAGTGGTGATGGACGCGGCCACCGACGCCCGCGTCCGCGCGCGTTGGGCAGAGCTCGGCATTCCGCTCGGCGCGTGAGCATTCAGTT harbors:
- a CDS encoding menaquinone biosynthesis decarboxylase translates to MSLDSLGEFLSALEAAGELVRVRAPVAVELELCAIADRVMKSAGGGKALVFEQPVLRDGSRSNYPVAINLFGSLRRMAMALGVDDLDAIGARITELLELKVPEGILGKLSLLPRLLEVGKFPPRMRSGSPPCQAIVWQGDEIDLHRLPIITCWPEDGGPYITLPMVISRDPVRGIRNVGMYRVQQLGSRTLAMHWQRHKVGAAHWRVMAGRGETMPVCIAIGADPASVYAASAPLPPTVDEFLFAGFLRREPVSLARAVTCDLEVPAEAEIVIEGYIDPREPLVTEGPFGDHTGFYSLADLYPCVHVTAVTMRENPVYATTIVGRPPMEDFYLGHATERIFLPLLKLTIPEIVDYHMPAEGIFHNLVFVSIDKQYPGHAYKVMNAMWGQGLMALAKLLVVVDKDVNVRDPQEAWWVALNNLDPERDARFTMGPIDVLDHSSRAFTYGSKMGLDATRKWPEEGFDRPWPGRVVMDAATDARVRARWAELGIPLGA